One segment of Macrotis lagotis isolate mMagLag1 chromosome 1, bilby.v1.9.chrom.fasta, whole genome shotgun sequence DNA contains the following:
- the LOC141508589 gene encoding LOW QUALITY PROTEIN: NACHT, LRR and PYD domains-containing protein 12-like (The sequence of the model RefSeq protein was modified relative to this genomic sequence to represent the inferred CDS: substituted 1 base at 1 genomic stop codon) yields MEERVRARLFWHLEHLTSEELEKFKLLYLVDHIPRGHLEGANHLQVADVLVSSLGEQEAWELALSIWEKMGLRELCQRAQEDTFSSIRSIQERNNNERNKYQERMREKFQFVSEKNSRPGEHELFHQRFAQLLLLREFRIKEEKQHELLAQGWEHSQVIEKRGQLIEVWALFDPDQRTGAPPRTVVLQGPAGIGKTTLAIKVMLDWAKEKLYQERFNYVFYLCCRELNSLGERKISFANLILKEWPGPQAPMTEIMSQPERLLFIIDGLDELKFPCNEHSYDLCKDWKQQRPVSLLLSSLLRKTLLPKASLLLTTRLTALGKFSPLLENPRHIEILGFAVEQREEYFRKFFGNDDLAEKAFSLVADNATLFTLCSVPLMNWTVCTCLKQQIQRGQDPMLALKTTTALYMCYISSVIHDDKNLVPGHLRNLCQLAAEGIWERKLLFEEEDLRRHDLEAADVSAFLNLNIFQKDSDCENCYSFIHLSFQEFFAALFYVMSTDKEGMRRPNSSIPDVKKLLEEYTGNDTSFVELVVRFLFGFLNAERAIELERKFRCKMSPEIKSQLLQWTKGENQRVYEXPRHSKIRIPLWYSFLYETQDAEFAAQALDNVHEIKVEVYNHYEALTAVFCIQHCPRAWRIFFTCDVDLSDGVWQDLFSVFNKNPNLKELFMYLGYSCHSLENICAELTKVNCKLEKLSLETQVGTYSSFQYLFSIPTLKSLHLDISSFETDDMKLPQETLGQKNCQLQTLCLRECDITSACYQKLFSAISGNKSLKNLDLSGIFFKSIEIKFLCEVLENPNCKIETLRLKSHDCNPKYFQNFCSALINNKSLKNLNFQTLWFEEEEDINPLCNVLGNPGCQIETLCLEFCRCPPICFQNLCSALNNNKSLKNLDLSETTFIEEEDTNFLCKALGKPNCRIERLRLQYCHYSLKCFQNLCSALNRNESLKNLDLSGTYFKEEDSNLLCKVLGKPKCKIETLRFSLKHTSLSCLQDLLHVICSSKSLKTWDLGPFVVHDERIKLLCEAFENQNCKVQTLILSKGSLSEESVRALTSLKSRKGFCIIWKDYEDEITEFLKWFAEDII; encoded by the exons atacatTCAGCTCAATCCGGAGTATCCAAGAAAGGAACAACA ATGAAAGAAACAAGTACCAAGAACGAATGAGAGAGAAATTCCAGTTCGTGAGTGAAAAGAACTCTCGTCCTGGGGAGCATGAACTCTTTCACCAACGATTCGCACAGCTGCTACTGCTTCGAGAGTTCCGtatcaaagaagagaaacaaCATGAGCTCCTAGCTCAAGGATGGGAACATTCTCAGGTCATAGAAAAGCGAGGACAGCTTATAGAGGTATGGGCTTTATTTGATCCTGATCAGAGAACAGGAGCCCCACCCCGCACTGTTGTACTACAGGGGCCTGCTGGAATTGGGAAGACCACCCTGGCCATCAAAGTGATGTTAGACTGGGCCAAAGAAAAACTCTACCAGGAAAGATTTAACTATGTTTTCTATCTCTGTTGCAGAGAACTGAACTCattaggagagagaaaaatcagttttgctaatttaattttgaaagaatGGCCTGGTCCACAGGCTCCCATGACAGAGATCATGTCCCAACCAGAGAGACTCCTGTTCATCATTGATGGTTTAGATGAACTGAAATTTCCTTGTAATGAGCATAGTTATGATCTGTGCAAAGATTGGAAGCAGCAGAGGCCAGTGTCCCTCCTGCTGAGCAGTTTACTAAGGAAAACCTTGCTCCCTAAAGCCTCCTTGCTGCTCACTACTAGACTCACTGCTCTGGGGAAATTTAGTCCTTTGTTAGAGAATCCGCGTCACATAGAGATCCTGGGCTTTGCTGTAGAGCAGAGGGAAGAGTATTTTCGCAAATTTTTCGGGAATGATGATTTAGCTGAAAAAGCCTTTAGTTTAGTAGCAGATAATGCTACACTGTTCACCCTGTGCTCTGTTCCCCTGATGAACTGGACTGTCTGCACTTGCCTGAAACAGCAAATTCAGAGAGGACAAGATCCCATGCTGGCTTTGAAAACTACCACTGCCCTATACATGTGTTATATCAGTTCAGTCATACATGATGATAAGAACTTGGTACCTGGGCACCTGAGGAATCTTTGTCAATTGGCTGCTGAGGGGATCTGGGAGAGGAAACTGCTGTTTGAGGAGGAGGACCTGAGGAGACATGACTTAGAGGCAGCAGACGTCTCTGCCTTCTTAAACTTAAACATTTTTCAGAAAGACAGTGACTGTGAAAACTGCTACAGCTTCATTCACTTGAGTTTCCAAGAGTTTTTTGCTGCCCTGTTCTATGTGATGAGCACAGACAAAGAAGGGATGAGGAGGCCTAACTCCTCCATTCCTGATGTCAAAAAACTTCTAGAAGAATATACTGGAAATGATACCAGCTTTGTGGAACTGGTGGTGCGCTTCCTGTTTGGCTTCTTAAATGCAGAGAGAGCAATTGAGTTGGAGAGGAAGTTCAGATGTAAAATGTCACCAGAAATCAAGTCACAGCTACTGCAGTGGACGAAGGGAGAAAATCAGAGAGTTTATGAATGACCCCGGCATTCCAAAATTCGAATACCACTATGgtattcttttttatatgaaaCCCAAGATGCTGAGTTTGCAGCCCAGGCACTAGACAATGTCCATGAAATCAAAGTAGAAGTTTACAATCACTATGAAGCTCTGACTGCAGTTTTCTGTATTCAGCACTGTCCTAGAGCCTGGAGAATTTTCTT tACTTGTGATGTTGATTTATCTGATGGTGTTTGGCAAGATCTCTTCTCTGTGTTCAACAAGAATCCAAACCTGAAAGAACTCTTTATGTATCTAGGCTATTCATGCCATTCATTGGAAAACATTTGTGCGGAACTAACAAAAGTAAATTGTAAACTGGAAAAACTGAG CCTGGAAACTCAAGTGGGAACTTATTCAAGTTTTCAGTATCTTTTCTCTATTCCCACTTTGAAAAGTCTGCATTTAGATATTAGTTCATTTGAAACTGATGACATGAAGCTGCCACAGGAGACCTTGGGACAAAAGAATTGTCAGCTACAAACATTATG TTTGAGAGAGTGTGACATTACCTCTGCATGTTACCAAAAGCTTTTCTCTGCTATCAGTGGTAATAAAAGCCTGAAAAATCTGGATTTGAGTGGAATTTTCTTTAagagtatagaaataaaatttctgtGTGAAGTCCTGGAAAACCCAAACTGCAAGATAGAGACACTGAG GTTAAAGAGTCATGACTGTAATCCTAAATATTTCCAGAATTTCTGCTCTGCTCTTATTAACAATAAAAGTCTGAAAAACCTGAATTTTCAAACACTTTggtttgaggaggaagaggatataAACCCACTTTGTAATGTCTTGGGAAACCCAGGCTGTCAGATTGAAACACTGTG TTTAGAGTTTTGTCGCTGTCCTCCTATATGTTTCCAGAATCTCTGCTCTGCTCTTAATAACAATAAAAGTCTGaaaaacctggatttgagtgaaacTACTTTTATAGAGGAGGAGGATACCAACTTTCTGTGTAAAGCCTTGGGAAAGCCAAATTGTAGGATCGAAAGACTTAG gtTGCAGTATTGTCACTATAGTCTTAAATGTTTCCAGAATCTCTGCTCTGCTCTCAATAGAAATGAAAGTCTGaaaaacctggatttgagtgggaCTTACTTTAAGGAGGAGGATAGCAACCTACTGTGTAAGGTCTTGGGAAAACCAAAGTGTAAGATAGAAACATTGAG GTTCTCCTTGAAGCATACCTCTCTTTCTTGTCTTCAAGATCTCCTCCATGTTATCTGTAGCAGCAAGAGCCTAAAAACCTGGGACCTGGGACCTTTTGTTGTCCATGATGAAAGAATAAAGCTGCTATGTGAGGCATTTGAAAACCAGAACTGTAAAGTACAAACACTAAT ACTCTCTAAAGGGAGTTTAAGTGAAGAATCAGTGAGAGCACTGACTAGCCTAAAATCAAGAAAAGGTTTTTGCATCATTTGGAAAGATTATGAAGACGAGATAACAGAATTCCTTAAGTGGTTTGCTGAAGATATCATCTAA